In Hippoglossus hippoglossus isolate fHipHip1 chromosome 24, fHipHip1.pri, whole genome shotgun sequence, a single genomic region encodes these proteins:
- the LOC117758728 gene encoding BTB/POZ domain-containing protein 6-B-like: MAAELFSTSLPHSSEEEEVVEAKKSFIVLSDLESTSQNFCERDADQTNGSINGSEERNSWQAAHPTLRERNALMFNNEQMADVHFIVGPPGETQMVPAHKYVLAVGSSVFGAMFYGDLAEGQSEIHIPDVEPTAFLILLKYMYSDDIELEADTVLATLYAAKKYIVPALAKACVTFLETSLEAKNACILLSQSCLFEEPELRQRCWEVIDAQAELALRSEGFSEIDMPTLEVILQRDTLNVPEVVVFQAVLSWSVAECQRQSLAVNPRNQRVALGKALYLVRIPSMTLQEFADVAAQSDILTLKETRDIFLWFTASNKPTLEFPLVKRAGLAPQRCHRFQSSAYRSNQWRYRGRCDSIQFAVDKRIFMAGLGLYGSSSGKAEYSVKIELKRQGTILAQNLTKFLSDGSSSTFPVWFEHPVQVEPDTFYTVSAVLDGNELSYFGQEGMTEVQCGKVTFQFQCSSDSTNGTGVQGGQIPELVFYC, from the exons atggCAGCTGAACTTTTCTCCACCAGCCTCCCCCACAGtagcgaggaggaggaggtggtggaggccAAGAAGAGTTTCATCGTGCTGAGCGACCTGGAGTCGACGTCCCAAAACTTCTGTGAGCGAGACGCCGATCAGACTAATGGCAGCATCAATGGCAGCGAGGAGAGAAACAGCTGGCAGGCAGCACACCCCACCCTCAGAGAGAG GAACGCGCTGATGTTTAACAACGAGCAGATGGCCGACGTTCACTTCATCGTTGGTCCTCCAGGAGAAACTCAGATGGTTCCTGCTCATAAG tacGTCCTGGCAGTGGGCAGCTCGGTGTTTGGAGCCATGTTTTATGGAGATCTGGCCGAGGGACAATCTGAGATCCACATCCCTGACGTGGAGCCGACGGCTTTCCTCATCCTGTTAAA GTACATGTACAGTGATGATATCGAGCTGGAGGCCGACACCGTGCTCGCTACCCTCTATGCTGCAAAGAAGTACATTGTTCCTGCTCTGGCGAAGGCGTGCGTGACCTTCCTGGAGACGAGTCTGGAGGCAAAGAACGCCTGCATCCTTCTGTCTCAGAGCTGTCTGTTTGAGGAGCCGGAGCTGAGGCAGCGTTGCTGGGAGGTGATTGATGCTCAAGCTGAGCTTGCTCTGCGTTCTGAAGGTTTCAGTGAGATCGACATGCCCACGCTGGAGGTtatcctgcagagagacaccCTCAATGTCCCTGAGGTGGTGGTCTTCCAGGCAGTGCTGAGCTGGTCAGTGGCTGAGTGTCAGCGGCAGAGCCTGGCTGTGAACCCCAGGAACCAGCGTGTGGCGCTAGGTAAGGCTCTGTACCTGGTCCGGATCCCCTCCATGACGCTGCAGGAGTTTGCAGACGTTGCGGCGCAGTCTGACATTTTAACGCTGAAAGAGACCCGCGACATCTTCCTGTGGTTCACCGCCTCCAACAAACCTACACTGGAGTTTCCTCTGGTGAAGCGGGCTGGCCTGGCACCACAGAGGTGCCATCGTTTTCAGTCCTCAGCCTACCGCAGTAACCAGTGGCGctacagggggcgctgtgacaGCATCCAGTTTGCGGTGGACAAGAGAATCTTCATGGCTGGACTGGGCTTGTACGGGTCGAGCAGCGGGAAGGCAGAATACAGTGTGAAGATTGAACTGAAGAGGCAGGGAACCATTCTGGCCCAGAACCTCACCAAGTTCCTGTCAGACGGATCGAGCAGTACGTTTCCTGTGTGGTTCGAACATCCAGTCCAGGTGGAACCGGACACGTTCTACACAGTCAGTGCCGTCCTGGACGGAAATGAGCTCAGTTACTTTGGACAGGAGGGGATGACCGAGGTGCAGTGTGGGAAAGTGACCTTCCAGTTCCAGTGTTCATCGGATAGTACCAATGGGACTGGAGTGCAGGGGGGTCAGATCCCTGAGCTGGTCTTTTACTGCTGA
- the LOC117758703 gene encoding uncharacterized protein LOC117758703 → MRTAALILGLVFTCAGVTDGTAGGHLEGLVETGVQSECRDRYLWIQVASVQTPRFEAVDENGVHSISELLASRCGYTISTFKMDGFTTFRASYYSCFTHIQNDEVFTFRFNVIMSDGGGRWNSRPVSATCSGLTWTHREVICEEDYMEVNVNRESSCGGQRGESGHVWQAAFSQAQMTASSVWQLMFLQSDGQVSSMSISEAQTQGYSLTTTSHRVVLRSQYKQRQASVVMVEGVPIEVLRVSVFLKKKLMVVMMDVSMSCTVNSGSFDSASLLWDVPWIMMPLVEEDARFESQTVSVGVEGVLLDQPTATARGFSLVRRGGLVQIRVRFGAEGGYRKSVVLNNVYKELYVIFLLYEHVFSLTFEDNSSIITRHRMLRVLDTPLICRPPFSVDKTRTNDEAFSVYLGNIPADVVLEEVWINGKQLRMSALSIERGVSISPVSHVNGSRAYKLRLPFEDADVLWMYLGAGVVQYSVDINFTLTIVHRRDSYYHHTFISARLFSLFPPQITAQCFDGGITFSVVRPPRAKSLWEVGVDHEPLTSQLAAQRGYRLLNDTHKTSLDVPVFSIGYTYEDINLSFFYGTFKLLLRDSKSLAVQTSTSKRCLFKTRDMTVCSADGTVTVVTTPTSTWPMVRPERTSLLDATCRSKQTDGSRVLFEFNVNSCGTRAMVGESYVVYENEIIHDKQLIADGPNVISRESQFKLTVRCFYPLSGVNRLSVSRVFRSPGFGSIEVFQSIKDSANKVPARDCLQQVPGNDVNTPMNQAHLEPGIRPLPKPGPSRFITVPRQHNKVVSSSDIQTSPTLNLSPETQTAQNQVLDQNPKRTMSMERRNIEMLQSRVKNIRVKPMIKLVSSGNHLKWKPSIKQVNSQMSNPGLMDVSANRNHRTSKPLHDRRCSITRRKTDFQTEKQEQGAHGVQGKLHQSEVIRLPDQSPTQMGPQQNLVQSGVETENHMREEPASALRTVVQSAGTTHIRVRPGHSGRLQTPDQPRLQNPDSLTRGGISRTSDLSFTLQNTVVIRECEPTNPNAQSNEGLNPTTGGTGLPGPGTSPTGSDPGSVLKIHSRSDSGSQYGSSVHRGIMRGEPIS, encoded by the exons ATGAGAACTGCAGCTCTTATTCTGGG ACTCGTGTTTACCTGTGCTGGGGTCACAGACGGAACAGCTGGAGGTCACCTGGAAG GATTGGTGGAGACTGGTGTTCAGTCAGAGTGTCGGGACCGTTACCTGTGGATCCAGGTGGCGTCGGTACAGACGCCTCGCTTCGAGGCCGTAG ATGAAAATGGCGTCCACTCGATCAGCGAGCTGCTTGCCTCTCGCTGTGGTTACACCATCAGCACCTTCAAGATGGACGGCTTCACCACCTTCAGAGCTTCATATTATTCCTGCTTCACCCACATCCAG AATGACGAAGTGTTCACGTTCAGATTTAACGTGATCATGAGCGATGGCGGCGGCAGATGGAACAGCAGACCTGTCTCTGCCACGTGTTCTGGTCTGACGTGGACTCACAGAGAGGTCATCTGTGAGGAGGACTACATGGAG GTGAACGTGAACCGAGAGTCTTCATGTGGAGGTCAGCGGGGGGAGAGTGGACATGTGTGGCAGGCCGCCTTCTCTCAG GCTCAGATGACTGCGTCGTCAGTGTGGCAGCTGATGTTCCTGCAGAGCGACGGACAGGTGTCTTCCATGTCCATCAGTGAGGCCCAGACGCAGGGCTACAGCCTCACCACGACCAGCCACAGGGTGGTGCTGCGATCCCAGTACAAACAGCGGCAGGCCAGCGTTGTCATG GTGGAAGGCGTCCCCATAGAGGTCCTTCGGGTTTCTGTGTTCTTGAAGAAAAAGCtaatggtggtgatgatggatGTGTCCATGTCCTGTACAGTCA ATTCTGGTTCATTCGACAGCGCCTCGCTGCTCTGGGACGTCCCCTGGATCATGATGCCTCTGGTCGAGGAGGACGCAAGGTTTGAAAGTCAGACAGTCAGTGTGGGGGTGGAGGGTGTCCTTCTGGACCAACCCACCGCCACCGCTAGAGGATTCAGTCTGGTCCGGCGTGGCGGACTGGTCCAGATCAGGGTTCGTTTTGGAGCAGAGGGTGGCTACCGAAAG AGTGTGGTGCTGAATAACGTGTACAAGGAGCTGTACGTGATCTTCCTGCTGTACGAACACGTCTTCTCTCTGACGTTTGaagacaacagcagcatcatcaccagACACCGGATGCTCAGAGTCCTCGACACGCCGCTGATCTGCCGTCCACCCTTCAGTGTCGACA aGACCCGGACTAATGATGAGGCGTTCAGTGTCTACCTCGGAAACATTCCTGCAGATGTCGTTTTGGAGGAAGTGTGGATCAACGGGAAGCAGCTGAGGATGTCGGCATTGAGCATTGAACGAGGCGTCAGCATCAGTCCTGTTTCTCACGTTAACGGAAGCCGAGCGTACAAACTGCGGCTGCCCTTCGAGGACGCTGACGTCCTCTGGATG TACCTGGGTGCAGGTGTGGTTCAGTACTCTGTCGACATAAACTTCACTTTAACCATCGTGCACCGGAGAGACTCGTACTACCACCACACGTTCATCTCTGCTCGACTCTTCAGTTTAT TTCCTCCACAGatcacagctcagtgttttgACGGAGGAATCACCTTCAGCGTGGTTCGACCACCTCGAGCTAAGAGTCTCTGGGAGGTGGGTGTCGACCACGAGCCTCTGACATCACAGCTGGCAGCTCAGAGAGGGTACCGCCTCCTCAACGACACCCACAAAACCTCCCTGGACGTCCCTGTGTTCTCCATCGGCTACACCTACGAA gacaTCAACCTGTCATTCTTTTATGGAACATTTAAGCTACTTCTGAGGGACTCTAAAAGTCTGGCAGTCCAGACGTCCACCTCCAAACGCTGCCTCTTCAAAACTCGGGACATGACAG TTTGTTCTGCAGATGGAACCGTCACCGTGGTAACGACTCCAACATCCACCTGGCCCATGGTGCGGCCAGAAAGAACCAGTCTGCTGGACGCCACCTGTCGATCCAAACAGACAGACGGGTCCAGAGTTCTGTTTGAGTTCAATGTGAACTCCTGTGGGACCAGAGCCATG gtcGGGGAGTCGTACGTGGTTTATGAAAACGAAATCATCCACGACAAACAGTTGATCGCTGACGGGCCGAACGTCATCTCCAGAGAATCTCAATTTAA GTTGACCGTCCGGTGCTTCTATCCTCTGAGTGGAGTCAACAGACTTTCTGTGTCAAGGGTCTTCAGATCTCCTGGATTTGGTTCAATCGAAGTCTTTCAGAGTATTAAAG ATTCAGCGAATAAAGTTCCTGCTCGTGACTGTCTGCAGCAGGTTCCTGGAAATGACGTCAATACCCCGATGAACCAGGCCCATCTTGAACCCGGCATCCGGCCTCTGCCCAAACCTGGACCCAGCCGCTTCATCACAGTCCcaagacaacacaacaaggTTGTCTCCTCCTCAGACATCCAAACTTCTCCAACCCTGAATCTTTctcctgaaactcaaactgCCCAGAACCAGGTGCTCGACCAGAACCCAAAGAGAACCATGTCCATGGAAAGAAGGAACATTGAGATGCTTCAGTCCAGAGTAAAGAACATCAGAGTCAAACCAATGATCAAATTAGTGTCTTCTGGAAATCATCTGAAATGGAAACCTTCTATCAAACAAGTAAACTCTCAAATGTCTAATCCTGGACTAATGGACGTCAGCGCGAACAGGAACCACCGGACCTCCAAACCGCTTCACGACCGCAGATGTTCAATCACTAGAAGGAAAACAGATTTCCAAACAGAAAAGCAGGAACAGGGTGCTCATGGTGTCCAAGGCAAGCTGCATCAATCTGAAGTGATCCGCCTCCCTGATCAATCCCCGACCCAGATGGGACCACAGCAGAACCTGGTCCAGTCAGGGGTTGAGACAGAAAACCACATGAGAGAGGAACCTGCTTCAGCTCTGAGAACTGTTGTCCAGTCAGCAG GTACGACTCACATAAGAGTCAGACCCGGTCACAGTGGAAGACTCCAAACTCCTGATCAGCCCAGACTGCAGAACCCAGACTCTCTCACCAGGGGGGGAATCAGCAGGACCTCCGACCTCAGCTTCACGCTTCAGAATACGGTCGTCATCAGAGAGTGTGAACCGACCAATCCAAACGCACAGAGTAACGAGGGCCTTAATCCCACCACAGGAGGAACTGGGTTACCTGGTCCTGGCACAAGTCCGACTGGTTCTGATCCTGGTTCAGTCCTAAAGATCCACTCGAGGTCCGACAGTGGCAGTCAGTATGGATCTAGTGTTCACCGGGGCATCATGAGAG gTGAACCGATCAGCTGA
- the xrcc3 gene encoding DNA repair protein XRCC3, protein MKWDQLELDPRIRAAVRRANLNCVRDVLCVSALDLQRFTGLSHSDVQQLLAAAAAACRRRPPDPAVLRGGQRDLRLTVGCPVLDELLRGGLPVGGVTELSGESGAGKTQLALQLCLCVQYPTQHGGLDAGAVYICTEDPFPVRRLQQLIREQSCLRSDVPPSLISSLQFSDHVYIEHTADLDSLQVCLSQRVPLLLARGLVRLVVVDSVAALFRSEFQADDWLERNKRLLTFSSILHHLSQEFTTPVLCINQVTDVFCRSNSSGPLSSNMSPALGLAWSNQVMVRLMMRRLQRTVVRGDQSSALRRLEVVFAPHLARDGRDAAVWREGVGGVCRSDTET, encoded by the exons ATGAAGTGGGATCAGCTGGAGCTGGACCCGAGGATCAGGGCAGCAGTgaggagag CCAATCTGAATTGTGTCAGGGAcgtcctctgtgtttctgctctggATCTGCAGAGGTTCACTGGTCTGTCTCACTCTGACGTCCAGCAGTTGCTCGCCGCGGCAGCCGCCGCCTGCAGGCGACGCCCTCCCGACCCAG CCGTCCTCCGTGGAGGACAGCGTGACCTCAGACTCACTGTGGGCTGTCCCGTGCTGGACGAGCTGCTGAGGGGGGGACTTCCTGTGGGGGGCGTCACTGAGCTGTCTGGAGAGAGCGGAGCAGGAAAGACTCAGctggctctgcagctctgtctgtgtgtgcagtacCCGACGCAGCACGGAGGACTCGACGCAG gagCAGTTTACATCTGTACTGAGGACCCGTTTCCTGTCAGacgtctgcagcagctgatcagGGAACAGTCGTGTCTTCGCTCTGACGTCCCTCCGTCGTTGATCAGCAGCCTCCAGTTCAGCGACCACGTTTACATTGAACACACTGCTGACTTG GACTCTCTCCAGGTGTGTCTGTCCCAGCGTGTCCCCCTGCTGCTGGCTCGTGGTCTTGTCCGACTCGTGGTTGTGGACTCGGTGGCGGCTCTGTTCAGGTCTGAGTTCCAGGCTGATGATTGGCTGGAGAGGAACAAACGGCTGctcaccttctcctccatcctgcaCCACCTGAGCCAGGAGTTCACCACACCTGTCCTCTGTATCAAccag gtcacAGATGTCTTCTGCAGATCAAACAGTTCAGG tcctctctcctccaacaTGTCACCTGCTCTGGGTTTGGCCTGGTCCAATCAGGTGATGGTGCGGCTGATGATGCGCCGTCTCCAGAGGACAGTTGTCCGTGGTGACCAGAGCAGCGCCCTCCGCAGGCTGGAGGTGGTGTTTGCTCCTCACCTGGCTCGAGATGGACGAGACGCTGcagtgtggagggagggggtggggggggtctgccgctctgacacagaaacatga